From the genome of Triticum aestivum cultivar Chinese Spring chromosome 1A, IWGSC CS RefSeq v2.1, whole genome shotgun sequence:
CTATTGTTATTTGATCAATATATGGGTGgagttttttttttttaaaaagctTATGCTGCAGTCGTGAGTCAGTCAGTCGTGAGAGTGTCTTGAGATTCAGATGGATATCGGTCTAGGTAATAAAGTGTCAATCTCAAAGTCTGTGAGAGAGATAGTGTCGCTATTCCTTCCTGGTTTTATCCATCGAATAGTTAATTTGTTTCATCCGTTTGCAAGTAGATCATGGTTGCTTGCTACTAGTTCATGTTGAAGATATACATGTGAAGATGTCATGGCACCTTTCCTTGTTGGGGTCGCGGATTCTCTTCTCCGCAGCATGCATGCAAATGCAACATGCAGCCGGGCCGACCCCATAATAAGGTCCAGTACGCTGGCATCCGCATGCAACGccatccatccgtccatccatcGACATGCCCTAGTGATTATTTTAATTGTAAATTTAATATTCTAAATTTGGAAATCGACCGTTGCGATAGTGATTATTTTCAATTATCTATTAAAAACAATTAATTCCAAAATTAATAGTGCGGTAGAGTTTAATTTAGTAATTTAATAAAATATTTTCATATCGAGCATCACGATACGCAGTTTACTAGATTATATTAAATTTAGATGTAATTTAGGAATCAATCTTTTGTGATCAATTAATTTTATCCATTTATTAAAATAATTCTAAAATCGACAATAATTATTTTCTTGCTGGAATTGAAATCGCAGGGATTAATTTCATGAATTAATTGATATCAATCCTGAAGACCGAAAACGTATGCACTTACGTCACTCGTGCCATGCCGGGCTCGGGCTCGGGCCCTAGTTTTCGACCCGAGGCCCAGGCCAGAAGTGTGGGGAAAAAACTTGCacatccgtgtgtgtgtgtgtttagaaATTTGAAGAATACACATATGTATTCTAAAAACAAATAAACTAATATGTTTTCAATTCCTTCTTTTTTCTGAAACGGAATCGTTTTCTCAGTCCCAatcatgccatgatcatattggGCTTGGTGTAAGCGCAACCCAAACCCCAGCCTGACCCGGCCCGGCCTGGCCTGACCCAGATGCATGCCCCTGGTCTATTGTGAACCATCCAATTTGCTTCCCCTACCCCCGCCCGCACATCCACGGTTTCCCGGACGCCATCAAAATGCTTCGCTACGGCGCTATCCCCACCTCCACGTGTGCACCCAATCGGCGCTCTACACACCTACAAATACGCCCGAAGCATGGATATGGACGCTCACACACAGCCAGCACTCGCAGCCTAGCCTAGCACTCACAATCTTCACGCAGCTCGCCCGAGAGGAACACATGGGCCACTTCGCCTTCAACTGGCAGGGCATGGaacccgcccccgccgcctccctgtcCGGCGCCGGTGCTACGCTGCCTCTCCACTCCGTCCAGGGCGCCGCCGCCGCGACGAACAGCGCCGACGCCTCGTACTGCCTCGACCCGGCCACGTACGCGCCCGCGGTCCTGCCCACGATCCCGCCGGCCGTTGCGGAGGTGGGAGCCAAGAGGCGCCAGGATGCGGAGAACATCGCGCTCTACCTCATCCACATCCTCCACAAGTGCGCTGAAGCCATCGAGGCGGGCGACTATGCGGTCGCGGCCGGCAAGCTCTCCGAGGCGCGCACGATCCTCGCGACGTCTGTCTCGACCACCACTGGGATTGGCCGTGTCGCCAGCCACTTCGCTGCCGCGCTGGCCCATCGCCTCTTCCCGGCGTCGCCGCACTCCTCCTTCACGCAGGACGCCTCACCGGAGCGCGCCGGCGAGCTCTACCGTCAGTTCTACGATGCGGGGCCGTACCTCAAGTTCGCACACTACACGGCCAACCAGGCCATCCTCGAGGCGTTTGAGGGCTGCGATCGCGTGCACGTCGTGGATCTCGCCATCAAGCAGGGCGTGCAGTGGCCAGCCCTGATCCAGGCCCTCTCCGGCCGCCCCGGCGGCCCGCCGTCCGTCCGCATCACCGGCGTCGGCTCCGCGCCCGCCGTCGACGAAGCTGGCCTCCGCCTCGCCGAGCTCGCGCGTGCCATGAATGTGCCCTTCTCGTTTCAAAGGGTCACCGAGGATAGCCTGGACCAGCTCAAGCCGTGGATGTTCCAGGTCCTGCCCggagaggcggtggccgtgaactcCATCTGCCAGCTCCACCGCCTCCTGGTGGACCCGGACGCCGCGTCCACGTCTCTCCCCACGCCCATCGACGTCGTGCTCGGCTGGATCGCGTCCATGCAGCCCAGGGTTTTCACGGTCGTGGAGCAGGAGGCGGACCACAACAAGCCGAGGTTGTCGACGCGGTTCGAGAACGCCATGTTCTACTATGGCTCCGTGCTCGACTCCATGGAGGCCATGTCCGTGAGCCGTGGCGACGTCATCGGCAACGGAGCCGGCGCCGACGCGTACGTGCAGAGGGAGATCTTCGACATCGTCTGCGGCGAGGGCAGCGCCCGCACCGAGCGCCACGAGCCGCTCGCATGCTGGTGCGATCGCCTCTGGCGGATGGGTCTCACCCACGTGCCGTTGGGTCCGAGCGCAGCCTATCAGGCGGCCAAGCTTGTCCGCATGTTCTCCAGCGCCGGGTTCCGCGTCCAGGAGATCGGCGGCTGCCTCTCGCTCATGTGGCACGAGCGGCCCCTGTTCACGGCGTCCGTGTGGAGCGCAATGCCCGCAAATGGCGCCGGCCCCGGTGCCGCCGAGGAGCGCGCCGACAAGCAGAAGCTGAAGAGGAGCATCGGCGAGAGTAGCAGCGGCCACCTGCCGGACGCCGGGGCGCAGTGAAAGAGCGCAACATGCATGCATGGTGGTTTGGATAATGGTTAAGGGGAGTCGGAGGCAGATCGTCTATCGAGTTCAGTTTGTCAGTTAGTCGGAGCTTATGCTGCAGCCATGAGTTAGTCAGTCGTCAAAGTGTCGTGAGATTCAGATGGATATGGGTCTAGGCCAATAAAGTGTCG
Proteins encoded in this window:
- the LOC123182119 gene encoding DELLA protein SLR1-like, with translation MGHFAFNWQGMEPAPAASLSGAGATLPLHSVQGAAAATNSADASYCLDPATYAPAVLPTIPPAVAEVGAKRRQDAENIALYLIHILHKCAEAIEAGDYAVAAGKLSEARTILATSVSTTTGIGRVASHFAAALAHRLFPASPHSSFTQDASPERAGELYRQFYDAGPYLKFAHYTANQAILEAFEGCDRVHVVDLAIKQGVQWPALIQALSGRPGGPPSVRITGVGSAPAVDEAGLRLAELARAMNVPFSFQRVTEDSLDQLKPWMFQVLPGEAVAVNSICQLHRLLVDPDAASTSLPTPIDVVLGWIASMQPRVFTVVEQEADHNKPRLSTRFENAMFYYGSVLDSMEAMSVSRGDVIGNGAGADAYVQREIFDIVCGEGSARTERHEPLACWCDRLWRMGLTHVPLGPSAAYQAAKLVRMFSSAGFRVQEIGGCLSLMWHERPLFTASVWSAMPANGAGPGAAEERADKQKLKRSIGESSSGHLPDAGAQ